Genomic segment of Sarcophilus harrisii chromosome 4, mSarHar1.11, whole genome shotgun sequence:
tgttaatttggttattaatatggccaattatactgatagttttcctaatattgaaccagccctgcattcctggtataaatcctacttgatcatggtatattatcctgtggatgattttctgtagtctttttgctaatatcttatttaagattttagcatcaatattcattagggagattggtctataattttctttctctgttttcaacctacctgtataacctatattgaattgcttgccctATCAatggggagaaaatttggaaattggagttttaaaaaaatcaatgttcaaatttttttataataagcAGGATTTTTTCAGAGtgttctggagagacttacatgaactaatgctaagtgaaatgagcagaatcagatcattatatacggcaacaactatataatgatcaattctgatggacgtggccctcttcaacaattagatgattcagatcagttccattGGTCTCGTTATGAAGATaaacatctgcacccagagagaggactatggtaactgagtgtggataacaacatagtattgtcactctttttattgttatttgtttgcatcttatttgctttctcatttttttccagtttgattttttttgtgcagcaagataattgtataaatatatatgcatatattggatttaacatacacttctaccatgtttaacaaatattagactacttgccatctggcggggggaagggggaaattggaacacaaagttttacaaggattaatatcaaagaattgtccatgtataagttttgaaaaataaaaagatttaattaaaaaaagatttaagaaaagaaaaagaaaaaaattgtttttagaagtaactggtgaaaaataaaatactaatttttttaaagtgcctatcacagtgcctgatacatagtaagtacttaataaatgcttattctcttccctcttcttcagcTACCTACATGGCTATAATAACTTCACATAATTCATCCTATGGTATATTCCTAAGCATACTGCTTAGGCCCTTATTTGAATCTATATACTTTTACTTTCCTCATAGTTCTAATAAGCTAATAATTTGATTCCTATATGAGTACAGAATGGATTATAAAGGTGGGACTTAGGGAAAGGGTAGAGTAGTAAGAATTGGCAGCAGCcaggaaagagatgaaaaaattgtaAATGTAGCCCTAGAAACTCAAAAAGCAAGCAGTCTGGGACAATTTAGCATAGAGACAAAGGGttgagatatatagatatatatatgcacatatatacatatatatgtatttgtatacatatacttatatatggatataggtatttatatatatatatatatatatatggagatataCAAGTATGCTTCTTGCTACACATTTTTTATATATGAGTATATGGATAGTATGTTTATATAAACATAGATAATACATATTTCAATATGTCCTAGTAGCTTTATGTTGATTTCCTAGATTGTtggaaaaagattaaattataatGAGTAAGGTCCTTCTCCCAAGCCTCATTGTGCTATGGCGGGACCCTGGCTCCTGAAGATCTGCCAATACTTGGCACATTTTTCCAAAGTAGAAAGCTTTTCAATAGGGGGTTAGCAACTGACTGGATACTTGCTATCCAAGATCGAAATCAAAGAGTAGGTATGGCTAGCATCATAAGTTTAGAGATATTAGAGATATTCTTCACTGAGTTGTGGGTGTATGGATTTTTCATCTAAAACAGCTCTCTAGTGACTATTTCCCAAGGTGTCAGAGGGTGGCTACCTGCAATAGTGAAATGAATCAATCAGAGACCATTTGAAGAGGTTAATCACCAAGTTGACTAAAAGGAGATGAATTTTTCAGTTGTAGCAGCTTTTTAATGACTATCTACCAAGATACATAAGGGATTGCTATCTATAATAGTGGAGGACTaaaaaaaatgagtcagagaCAATTTGGAGAATTGATTGAAGGGAGATGAATTTTTTCAGCTGTAACAGCTTTTTAATGACTACCTGCCAAAATACAAAGGGAATTGCTACCTGCAATAGTGAAGGACTTcctgaaagatggaaaaaatgtaagaaaggCATTTGACACAattgagaagaaagaattttGCAAATGATTCATAATAAAAGttggtattttttaaaggaagggaggaataaattatttagaaaGTTTGTGACTTTAGACACATCTTTCCCAGGTAATAATGAGATAAATGAAACATTACAGTTAACTGTTAATATTATTCTGCATCTCCCCCCCGCCCCATCCCCATCCCAAGCTTAACTGGACAACATACTATTGCTGTGCCAAGAAGAAGCACCAGGAGGATGGGgcaggaaaaaaataggattggAGTTTTTGTTCTTGTCTGGGGattttgtctgtctatctgtttggttttttcccaGCAAAGCTCTTAGTTCTTAATAATTCTAGATCTCCCACTGCAGACCTCATCAGGATAACTCAGTCCAGATCAGGTCAGTTCCCTGAAATCTTTTTTGCAGATCCCTGTCCCTCATAGCACCCGCTCTTTAGAAACATATGCTCCAGCCATCTGCAGTGCTCCCGCAGCTGCTTCTCCCTGGGGAGCAGGAAGGTGAGAACCTTATTCCGCACGATGCCCCTGTCCTCCTCTTCCCGCAAACGCTGTTTTACCCTCGCTGACTGCTCTCCCTGCTCAGCCAGAGCCCTGCTCATCTCACAGTAGGCATCTTCCAGGCGGTGAATGGCCTGCAGGGCCTCCTGTTTGAAATCTTCCAGGTCCCTCTGAACCCCAGTCACTTTTTGCAGCAGGTTCTCCATATCAGGTTGTGAGGGGAGACAAGGAGACAGGGATTCCGGCAGGGAAAAATCTCCTGACTGCAGACCACTTTCAACCATTTTCTTCCCTTGCAGGGTATTCACCTTCACATAAATGGGGCCTGTTTGGTAGAAGGGATCCATGTTATTCTCTTCACTAATTGGTCCAAGACTGGGAACAACCAAGGCCACAagctggggaaggaagggaagttaAGAGAAGTTATTAGAATGAGCCCCTTCCTCAATCTAGTCCCATTTACCCTATCTGAGGAAAGAAAACAGGAGGCTTGAGAGAAACTTATACTAATACTTGGTACTGACCCAGAAACaaactgaggaaagaaaagaaattaaggcaagTCAGTTAGAATGAATACAAGCCAGAAGTCCATTCATTCTCTTTAATCTACAGAAGAGGAGAATTCAAAGAATCTGCCAATTATGACATCAGGGTCAATCCGACCAATCTTGATGTGGTCTAGATATTAATCCTATTTGCATACCCTAGCCTCATTGGTCATAACCTGCTTGGGGAGGGGAGCTTCTGATATTCTCTGGATGCCAAAACCCATCTCCAGAGGCTTTGAGAAGTTCTATTCTCCCACTTgaggagatgaagaaactgagatttcaATGGGCTTGACTCTTTAAAAGAGTCCATGATCACCAGCAGCCTACAGATTAGCTCTATAAGATGTACATTGGAAGGCAGCATTGAAGGGCGAAATGAGATGATTTGGAATTAGGGAGTCTTCCAGCCCCTAATTAAACTATTATAGGTCCCTTTGCACCCCTGTCCCTTTTCTACAACAGGTTCTTCAAGTCAGATTATAGGGGAAGGCAGAAGGAAAGCATCTCTAGAAGGGAAAAGTCTTTTGAGGATAAATCAGTcagaatcattttctttcctcgCAATGTATTCACCTTCATGGACATGGATCTCTGTTGTTTTCATCACTAGCTATTCCATGACTTGGGACAATCCAGGGAAGATAAGGAGTTGTAAATGGGATCCAATTGGTATAAGGAGTCCATGTTATTTTCTTCACCAATTGGTCCAAGACCGGGGGACAACCAAAGCCACAagcaggagaggaaagggaagttaAGAGAAGTTGTTACAATGAGTCCCTTCCCCAGTCTAGTCCCATTTACCCTATaccatgaaagaaaatataggagGTATGAGAGAAGCCTGCTGATTGTGACATCAGAGGTACTCCAGCCAATCTTGATATGGTCTACACTTTGAAGCTATTTGCATGCCCCAGCCTCATTGGTCAAAgtcctaaaaaaatttttaaaaaagttctgcAGTGTCCCTGGGCCAAAACTACATGTACAGAAACTTTGTGGCAAGTCAATTTGCTACTCTTCCTAAGCAGACAGAAACTCTATTTTCCTTATCTTtggaataaggaaactgaggcccaaaatgGGAAAGCTGACTTTGTTAAAGCAAAAGGCAGAAGCATTTGCAGCCTGAAgatgattattttatagatataatacAATGTGTCCAGATAGTCTCTTAAACCCAACTTCCAGTGGCAAGTCTAGAGCTCAGCTACTATAATTCTCCCTTTGGGAGGATCCTTCTAAGGGTAACCCTGAGGGATTGTGGATAACTTCCTAATACTGCTACTTGCAAGTTCTGACTGTTGTGTTCCCTCAAAATTGATCACCCTAGTATCATTTTTCACTAAATGAATTCTCAGTAGCAATTAACCAATTTACATGTTAgcttttataaaggaatatttactaataaatatagcaagaacaaaaatacaaacaaatctTGTCCCATTAACTAGGACACACTGTCTCCTTTAAACATCCTCTTGGTTGCTGGGGAAAGTGGGTTCAGAAATTATAGTGGTTACTACAAAGAATTGCCCCACTTCTGTGTATGGCACAGCAGATGAATGAGTCACTTCCTTGCTTGCAGAACATGGTGTCCCTGGTGCCCAGCTGATCCATTGCTGGACTAGATCAAGGTAAATCAGCAGCAGCAGAACCGGCTGCCATGGCCATGAGCACTTTGCTATGGAATTGAGTTGAGGATTTCTAGTAGCTCTTCTGACTTTGATGTTCACAAGATCATAACTTGTTCCATCCCAATTCCAGTATTCATTCTGACAGATCAGGAAGgaataaataaagcaaagaaagctAGCCAAGAGCTCTATGCATTCATGATCATATagatgaaggaaggagaggaaggaaggaaggaaggaaggaaggaaggaaggaaggaaggaaggaaggaaggaaggaaggaaggaaggaaggaaggaagaattcataaagcacttactatatactatatactatatacaaagttaagaattgtgctaagcaaatagaaaggatacaaatagaaaactaaGACAGTTTTTGATCTCAAGGAGCCTATATTCTAAGGGGCAGACAACACATATGGAAGTTTTCCACTGTAAGTCAAATGAAAAGGTCCCATGGTCCTTAGGGTGCCTCAGCAAAGCAGATGGCGCTCCTCCTCTTTAATAACATTTCCACTGAGAAAAATCCTCTCcgtttctgatgttgaactatTTGACAATGCCAAGGATTTCAGTGGCAGGAATCTGCCTTTCAGAGTCTTCAGGAGCTGGAGCTATGAAGCTGGGGCCAGAATGAGCCTTGTATAGGAAGGAGCCCTGGAGCTAAGCCATGAGGGAAGCCCATGACTCTAGAAGGTTGCACTGATCTCGATGGTTGCACTGATCAGGGATGCATCCTAGGAATGGGGGGCAGCCTGTGCAAAAACATGAAGTAGCAAGATGGAATATCTTTTACCTGGGACAGCAAATAAACCAATATTGTTGGAGCATAGAATGTGTGAAGGAGAGTATGCAATTTGAAAGAATGGCTGAAACTAGATTACGAAGGCTGTTAGAAGTCAAACAGAGGAGATTGTATTTTATAGGAGTAACAGGGACCCCCTAAGTCTCTTGAGAAGGAGACTCATATGGTCAAATATGGgcattaggaaaattactttggcagctctGAGGAAGATAGATTAGAAATCAGACATATTAGAGACAGAAAAATCAATTATCAGCACACAGTTGCAACAGTCCAGGCCCTGATGAGGCCCTGAACTAAAGTGATCATGTGTGTATGGTAAAGGAGGATCATAAGTGAGAGATATTATGGATATGTACAAATGATAAGAAATATCTTGGAATAGAATTCATAAATTTTGACAAATGTTTGGACACAAGCAGGGGTGAGAGTAACAAACTGAGGTTGTGATTTGGGTGAACGGAAGGATGATGGTACCTTacacagaaataaggaagttaggaagcAAGGAAGGTTTTTTTGGGGAAATATAATGGGCTAACATAATCTAAGATAAGATCATTTctgacatgttgagtttgaagtgCCTATGGAATACCTAGTTGGAAACATCTAGTAGACAGTTGGTAAAGGAGTTCAGCTAAAAGTCTAAATTTGGCTCTAGAAATCATCTACATGGAGATCATAATTGAACCATGGGGACTAACAAGACAGGACGCATTTATAAAGGGCAGGGCATGGATGATTACTctgcaaaggagactgaaaaggagaAACCAGATAAGTAGGAGAAGCACAAGGGAGCAGGGTCATGAAAACTCAGTAGGAAACATTGTTTAGGAGTAAAGGGTAGTTAACAGTAACAAATGGTgcagagaatttttaaaagagggggATTGAGAAAAGAGTATCAGATTTGGCCATTGAGAAATCATCCTTAACTTTGGAAGGAGTTTCAACTGAATGATGAAGTGGGAAAGCAGATTGTTAGGAGTTAAGAAGggggtgagaaaaaaaaataaaaacaaataaaaacaaaaataaaaaaataaaaataaaaaaaagaagggggtgAGAGGTGAGAAAGTGGAGGCAATGAGAATTTTTATGAAATTGgatatgaaaggaaagaagaggactTGATGAAGTAATAGGATCAATTATAAGTTTTATCTGGACATGTTTTCAAGTATTGGGGAAGGAACCATTTGAGCATTAAGGAGAGAGGAGGTCTGTTCAAAGGGATAAGGAAGGGATAGGATCAAAACATAAGGGTTAGCCTTAATAAGTAGGAGCACCTATTGTTTAATAGATTAGtcatatctctctctttttaacccattgaggttttcttggcaagatattggagtagtttgccatttccttctccaattcattttgcagatgaggaaactgaagcaaacaggtctACTTGGACGGAAGAGAACAGAAGATACACTGCCTTGGgcatgtgattttgggcaagttgcttaagaATAATAGCTGACCTTTATAGACAAAGCCCTTTACacttaactcatttgatctttgtgGTACCCTATTAGGTAGATTCAGGATCCCACCTCAAtatattcccatttcacagatgaggaaattgatactTCTTTTCATTAAAGGTAACAGCATAAGTGGTATTCCTATGCATTAGGATaggcaaagtgacttgtctatgcTAATATTACTACTAAGAGTCAGAGAACAGGATTGGAAGTTGGGCCAATTTAATAAAAAGCATGATGCCATAGGAGATATTTGGATTCTAGGATATTTCTCTGCCATAAAcaaattgtgtgactttgggcaagtcactggacTCTCTCAagctctctgggtttcagtttcctcaccagtaaGATGAAAAAGTTAGATTAATTGACAAGCTAGCTCTCTCTAAAATTCTAATCTCGACTTCCTTTTCAATTCTCTCTGTAAACCTGTAAATCAGCTCTATCTGCATCCACTTTGCTTTGTCGTTGACTGCAGCACCACCTTctggtaaaagaagaaataaatttcattcCTACAGACTGGGAGGTTTTGTCCAGCTACCTCATTATGTGGAAGAACATATTATAGAGCATATGGGCTGATAGTGTCCTTAATTAATGtgctttctttatctctctcattgcagaatttacaaatgaattttaatatcCTATTACACAttgtccattcattcattcatttaacaaccATTTACAATGTACCTATAATAGGCAGTGTTGGGAATAGCACAGAGGTGAGATACGCattctctgcccttaaggagtttctAGTCTAGGAAGGAAAATCAGGCATGGACACTAGTAACACACCAACATGGTAGGATGTGCTAAGTGCCattaaaaattggaagagaaaaacaCTCAAGGATGGGGCTCAAAggaagaatctcttttttttctttttagtagtCAATAGATATTACTACCTGAATCTTCAAAACAGGTTAGAAAACCAAGAAGAATacaaatttagagctaaaaggtaCCATATCAAAGACTCAGAAGAACtcatgctgaatgaagtgagcagaaatcaggagaacattatacattgTAACAGcaagtgatgatcaactgtgatggacttgacttttctcagcaatgtagtgattcaaggcaattccaaaagacttgggatggaaaatgccaactacatgcagagaaagaataaaggagaccgaatgtagattgaagcctagttttttttcaccttttcttgtgttttttccctttttatctgatttttcttgcataacatgacaaatagggaaatgttgaaaactatttttacatgaatttggaaaaataaaatactatggagaataaataaataaataataacaacacaaTTATCCTCTAATCTACTAGTTCTCAAATTTTCTAGTCTTCCTTCAGATTCTTCAATATTATTGAAGATCCCCatcctcaaagagcttttgtttatgagTTATATCTATTATTATTCATCATATTATAAACTAAAATATCTTAGAATTATTACCACAGTTTTAACCCCATGGACCTTCTGAAAAGATCTCAAGGAATCTTCCTGATCTTCCActgaccacactttgagaactaaTCTaatccaatatcctcattttatagagaaggaaactgagtcccaaagaatttaaataacttttccaaaTCCAACTCAAGTGTACTTTAAATGATCATTCCTATttcacaaatggggaaattgatgTAAAACTGTTCAATGGCCAAGCTGGTAATTAAATCTCAATATTTGAAGTCTCTATCTATTATTCCttgctgggggtggggaggagaaaggaaggcaaTCAGaattaggtgatttgtccagaatcacacagatagcaaatgTTTGAGGGTAGACTTGAATTCAGGGCCTTCTAACTTGAaggccagtgctccatccactgtgccatctagctgctcttctCTCCCCTATTCTTACAAAGCATCTGCATCTGTGTCTGTTTTTAcatcatgtattttaaaagttcaatattAGCCCAACTTTCTGTCTTCAAATAGAATTTCACCTATCCCATCCCAAATGAATAACATGGCTAcctatatttttctctaaaatctcCAGAGTAAGTGGTCTTATAATCTCCCAGAAAAAAATATCAGTGACTCACAGCTCATCCAAACAGTATAGCCCTCCTGCTGTTCTCCTGGGATCTATGCTTGTCCCTGGTTTGGTCAACATTTTCATTAATGCTTTAGATGACAGTGTAAATGGTATTCCTGTACATTTTGCAGATGGCCTAAAACTGGGAAGGAACTACCATACTGGATGACCAAATCAAGATCCAAAAAGGTTCTAAAAAAAGGAGATAATGGTGGATTTAATctaagaagataaaattaatagtgataaatgtaaaatcctattcctaaattcaaaaattcaagcaaaaaaatGGATGAAGGAATGATTAGACAACAATTTTGATGAGAAATACCTAGGAAATTAGGGAGGGGGATTAATGAGCTAAAAGCAGAGTCAGATCTTACCAACCCAGCAGCTGATTTGTTAAAATTATGAGTGTTTaatacaaatcagagcttgatttgtcatttttctgatTGCCTCAACTTAACAAAGTGTTAACAATAAAGATTAAACTAAATGTgggtacttttttttcttcctagaaatccagttgttaaacatttactagcacatctCAAACTATGAGATGTAATATGAATCAATAGTGGGCAAATAGTCTAATTCAATCTTAGATAAGAATTGATCAAAAGAAGATTATATGGAATGAGGAAGGGTAAAAATCTCATTATATTCTACTAAGCTCTATTCAacagagtgaaacaagcaaatCTGTTCCTAGTGTTCCCCAATACTTTCCCTCTGggcctctttgtctcttttcagtGCCAGCTCCCTCACCCTGCCTAAGTCTGTTGTGTGAGGAAGAAACCTTCTGAAAAATTCATCTCAGATTAATGCATTATCCCTCATGGAATTACTTACCATCCATATTTTAAATGAGGGGCCAAGGAGATGGCAAAACTAATAACCATGGAATTTCTAGTATAGAAGAGGAATTCAGAACACACAATTCAACCAATATTTACTAAGGAGCTATTATGTACTAAGAACTGTATTAAGTGCTAGGGCTATAGAAACA
This window contains:
- the CCDC182 gene encoding coiled-coil domain-containing protein 182 isoform X2; this translates as MDPFYQTGPIYVKVNTLQGKKMVESGLQSGDFSLPESLSPCLPSQPDMENLLQKVTGVQRDLEDFKQEALQAIHRLEDAYCEMSRALAEQGEQSARVKQRLREEEDRGIVRNKVLTFLLPREKQLREHCRWLEHMFLKSGCYEGQGSAKKISGN
- the CCDC182 gene encoding coiled-coil domain-containing protein 182 isoform X1, coding for MSMKLVALVVPSLGPISEENNMDPFYQTGPIYVKVNTLQGKKMVESGLQSGDFSLPESLSPCLPSQPDMENLLQKVTGVQRDLEDFKQEALQAIHRLEDAYCEMSRALAEQGEQSARVKQRLREEEDRGIVRNKVLTFLLPREKQLREHCRWLEHMFLKSGCYEGQGSAKKISGN